Below is a genomic region from Molothrus aeneus isolate 106 chromosome 5, BPBGC_Maene_1.0, whole genome shotgun sequence.
TGCTGACATGACAGGCATTAGCAAATTATCAAATCTGTCTGCCTCCCTGCCAAGCCTGGAGAGCTTCCCTTACCACTGCTCTTGTCCCAGCTAATGTGCTGTCAGGCCTGTGAGCTCTCTGTCCCGTGGTCTGTGGTCCAAAGTATCAGCCTGGTGTTGTCTTTTTCAGGTATTTACCCACCACTTCCAAACATGAACCCCATGTACATGCCACCTCCACCACCCTACTCTGGGGCACCTCCTGCAGAAtcctcagccccctcagctcccccagcctgggtgAGCCCAGGAATGCCAGGTAAATGGGATTAGGCAGTTGCCAGGGTCTGGGTGCAAATGGTGTCTGGGGGTTTGGGCACAGCATGGGGTGGAGAAGCTGTTGTTGCAGTAGCTCCAAGTCTTCTgtagggagctgctctgccttgcactgCACAGCTTGTGGTCAGCCCTATCCAgctttcctgagctgctctgagttCTAACCCAGCTTGCTGCAGTTCCTCTTGGCTCCTTGGGCCTTTGTTGCCTGTGAAGCTggagagaaggctctggggctAGGGCCATTGCCTCGGATATTTAAGGaagcttcttttccttcctttccaggAGGCAGTAAGGCCATGGAAGCAGCTTCCAGTGCATATTACAACCCTGCCAACCCACACAACGTGTACATGCCCATGGTGAGTGCCATGCCTGGTCTTCATGTGCCTACTCCCTCCTCTGGAACTTGCAGAGATGGTGCTTTGCTTTCTTACTAAGTCTAGCGTACCTTCATGTTGAACATGCACAGGAAGTATGCATTTTTATGGGAGGGAGGCTCCCGTGAGGAAGACTGGTGAATTTTTCAGTTAGGAAAGGAGGAAGGCCTTAAGATTGATCCATTAACAGCCATTTACTTCCTGTCTTACTCCTAAAGGCGTAACAGACTTGCATGGGCAAAGAGGAAACACAGAGCTCTCTGCATCCATTGGGCCTGAAAATGAGCAGAGTTAAAGAAGGATAGGTCACTTAAGGATGATGGCATGTGGgtttctgttttggtttctttctgggctgcacagggacagggaggtcTCTTAGTGTTCAGTCAGTGGCAGCCAGTAGGTTGTCTGTAGCCTCCATCTGGTACATGGCAGTCTGGCTGTGCCCCTCACTGCCTTGCTTGGCTCTGGCAGGCTGGAGACTGATGGAGGAGCAAAGCTGGCCCTCAGCCCAGGGTTTGCTGTCTGCTGGGTCAGAGCTATGAGCTTCAACAGGGACCAAAGCCctggaaaggaagggagaatggcatttaaaacagattaaatGGTCCATTTGCAGTAGACCATTTGTTACCTGGTTTTGAGGGGACTTTTCCTAGAAATGTTATGGAGACAGCATGTGTCATGGAACACAGCTGATACTAGAGAGGAATGGTGTGATGAAATGACAGCTTAAAGCATAGAACTTCATTCTGTCTGTAGCTCACTGTAGGGCACTCATTGCTGGTGAGCCAAGCCTGGGAATGCCTGGAAAGAGCTGGTAATAAAACAAGCATGCTTGTTGACTCTACTGTGTCTCTTTCCAGGATCAGCCACCTCCTTATGCACCTCCTGAGGATAAGAAGAACAACTAGCAGAAGGAAATTGCAGCCAGCCTCCCACATTCTCTCTCCCTGAAGACAACTTGGCTGTTAATACCCCTCAAGTTAGCATATCTCTAGATCTCTGTTTCTCTGCAATAGATTAGTGCTGGGCAGCTGAGCACCTGCCCTCATTAAACATTGAGTCAGTGGCAACACAAGGCAGGACAACAGCACTTTCCCACTTACTTGCTTTATCTCATGGGGTCAGAGGACTAATCTTTTGCCCTGCCATTGGCTTGAGGAGAGAGATGGACTTATCAAACTGTATCACATGACTAATCTAGGACTAAAATGTGAAGGCTCTGGGATCTTGTTGGAGTGAAACAACTTGGAATGCCAAACTTTTGACTTCTGAAGCACCATCCAGGAGGAAATGTGTAGAGAGCTATGAGATTCCCTGCACAAATCCTCTGGTGCCCTAGAAAGGTGTTAAATGTCCTTAAATTCTAGGGCAGTTCAGTGTGAGATGGGACTTTGGACATGCTGTATTGTGTTGGAAGTGTGTGGCATTCTGGACTAACAGTTGAGGGGTCATGACCTTGGGAAGTGCATTCGAAGAGATGCTGAAGCATTTGGCTGTGAAAGAGGGAAGGGGATGGGTCCCAAACAACCTGCCTTTGTAGCCATTGAATAGAGGAGCAAACAAAGGTGTGCCTCAGGGCAGTGAGCTCACAGACTGGCAGGCCTGAGGATCAGTCTGTCTTTTCCCTATCCAAGCAGATCCCGTATCTGTGGAAGGATCCTGTGTCAAGCAGCCTAATGGAGTCAAGTGCTGCACAGGAGGCTGCCTGCCTTGGAGCAAAATATGTTACATTAGGCAGATGACCTGGCAGTAGCCTTGTCAGGAGACAagtcctgcagccctggctccctctGCTGAGCAAACTTGTGCTGAGTGCTACCTCCACAGGGGAAAACTGGCCTTCatcttttccttcagctgctggagccagctgtgtgtgcccacacctgagcagcctgggcaggtgGGCACTGTAATGTCACAGCTGGTTGCTCACAGGTGCAGTGCCCtcggctgggagctgctgtctggGTGGGAGTTTCCAATGCTTGGCTGTCTTGCAGAGACTCTGGCTGCTCAGCCACAacctcttctttttccttaggACATAGTGAAGTTAAACCTGCTCTGAAGAGAGTCTCTAGTCTGGTGGAGACCCTTGTGATCCTTTACCTTTATCCTAATAGGGTGACTGTACTTCTTCCTACAGCCTCCCTACCTTCACAAGGAGGGGAAAGGAGTGTTTCCCCTCTTACTTCCCTGTATGGCAGGGCTCACCTGCAAGTCAGGTTTGCACAACTTAAAAGAATGAATTCTTAAAGCAGTTCCACGTGGGGGGGAAGTAAGTTTCCTCATCTATAAACACTTTTTCTGACTTAGAGATATTCTAACaactctgtatttaaaaaaaatcaaccatgAATGTTTGTAACTTTTTGAATTGCACTTTAATACAGGAGTGTTGATACCTTTATCTGCCAGTtcagtggtgtgtgtgtgtgtgtgtgtgtgttgtgttgaCCTTAATTCTTGCATACTCCACAGAAGGCTAGAATGAACTACAGACAATGCTGCTGTTCCCTTGGGTCACCTGTGGGTCAGTACATCTCTCTCCCTGGTATGTGGCTAAGCTGGACCTGGAATCAAGTAACTGGGGGGAGTGAAGAAAGCAGGGCTTTATCCCCTTTCTGCCTGGGAAGGGTGGAAGGCTGGCTGGGGCCTGTGGTTATGCCCAGGTATCCAGAAATGGCACATGTTCCTGTCCCATCACTGCTTGTAGGAGGGGCCGTGTCACCACACTGCTGCTCATTACAGCTGCAGTCACAGCACCTCTTCTATGTACATTACACCAGAGGGGACGCCTTTAAAGTCCTTAAAAGAAACTCCtcagcagcaattttttttccagcaatggaaaaataaatatataataaagaaaatggCACTTGGCTATAGACTGTTGTGCCAAGGAATGCTGCTACCCTGCTGAACATGATGTAACGACCGGAAAGCCACTTCCTACTCTGCATCACTGCAGTTTCTGACAGGAAACCTGTGGTGGTGTTCTCAagggtcccaggacaagggaagagatgagaatcttgactccatgtttcagaaggctgatttatcattttattatatatataatatatattattatatatatagcagtaaaagaaaatgatatattaaaactgtactaaaagaatagaaagaaggatttcatcagagagctagaaaagaaatgaaggaatGATAGTAAAaccttgtgactgaccagagtccaagacagctggactgtgattggccattaattaaaaacaaccacatgagaccaatcaaagatgcacctgttgcattccacagcagcagatagtTATTGTTtagattttgtttctgaggcctctcagcttctcaggagaaaagatcctaacgaaaggatttttcataaaatatgtctgtgacaaaaACCAGTTCTATTTCCTAGCATAGTTGTTCCTGTTTTGAGGTAATGACCCTGTAATCCTACATTAACCAAGCAGGTATAGCTAGCAACACATGAAGCAGAGTCTATGATCTACTTCACTTTATTTCAATCAATTTGCCTCAATCACTCCCCAAGAACAAAGCCAGCTCCTTGTTTTGTTGGCAAGTCCTCCCTTATTAGAACTGGAAGTGTTCAGTATCTTGAGCCTGCACATCAAAGTTCCTGGAAGGATTCAGAATCAACCGTTTGGTCCTTCAGGAACCAGAGTGGACAGATGACCAGGAACCATCCCACAGCTGAATAGAAATAgagaaattttttcctaatctaAAATGTGGTATTTCCCCAGTCTGAGGCTTAATCTTGTGTCACCTAGAACTCTTCCACGGGTAGTCTGCTGAATGAAGGTGGAGCAGTTAAGGGCTTTAGAGTGTCCTGACACTTCCAGTTTATTAGTGCAGGTTCCTCCTCAGGATAGAGCTGTGGATACAAGGGCCCTTGGAAGAAGAAGCCTTTCCCTGAGATACCCTGAGTTTTCAGCCTGCTGAAGTAGGATCTGATCCTCCTTTTAGCAGAAATTTCCTTCTAGAGAAAGAAGGATGCAGCTTTCAGCTTGGAGGCATCTGTGACCAACTCCCAACCCAAAAGACTACCTCAGCTGAGTATCAGCATCTTCCTGCCAGCACTCCTACACAAAGTGCTATGGCTCTGCAGTTTTTGGTGTGTACCACAGCATGGCTCCTGGGGTTGTGCATGGCTCATggagatttttgctctgctgtaAACTTCTACCAGaagggctttaatacaatgctagCACACACACTAGGGTGCAGTAGTGCTGGCCCCTAGGATCCTGGCAGCAGGATTCTAGAGGCCAAAGCCTCACCGCACAGGGCCATTATGCCTCCAAGAGCTCTTGGTCCTGGTGGGGATACGTGGGAGGGatgcagcccagctggcagctccttATTCTAAACCAATCTGATTATAGCAAAAGAAAGAAGGTGACCAAGTCTGATCCTTGAGGTTAATGCCATCACACacctgggggaaaaggggatgtcTCAACCCTAGGAAATACTAAAGCACCCAAAGCCTTTCTACAAGTGTAGTTCAAACAATGCCTGCAGCATCCAGTAATACCCAGCTCAAAGCAATGAAGTTCTCAGGTGTCAGAGCTAACAAACTTCAGTAGTGGTGGACTCTACTTGTATGGCATCTTCCACAGGAGCATCTGAAAAGGCTTTGCAATCACTGAGGCACTATTCTCTGCACACCTTTAGGCAGCGGGGTAACAACAATTCCTGGTTTATGCAGACGGAGCAGACATCATCAAGCTGGTACCAGGGGATGGtcactgcccagcactgctgggctcaccAGCAGAAGGCACTTGTGCAGTGAAGAGCCACATGCCTTGGAGTCTCACAGTTCACCCTGGCACTGGTCCACATCCACTGGGCCCTGTCACAGAAGGGCTGGGTGGAAACCCTCACCAGGGACTTGCTGTCTGGCAACATGCCAAGGCTGTACTGGGAGTGCCATGGGACGGAGATACCACATCACCACCCCCGAGGGGTTAATAACGACTGAGAAGTTGTCTGCTGTTCTTAAAGCCCCAACGATCTTCCCAACATACACATCTTGTACCTGAAAGAGAGATGGAGCTACCAGCAATTCCAGACCTTTCATCTTGGGGTCCAGCTGTGGTCACGGACATGGAATAGTGGGAAATGGCACAGCAGTGGGCAACAGAAGAGTGACCCAGTGGGCAGCTGCCCCTTCATCCCAGAGGCATGAAGTGGGAGTACTCCCTCTCACCCTCCCAGATCGCATAGAGATCTGGGAAGAGGGGGGATCCATGTGCCATGggactgccctgctctgcagtgtcagtggggctcacctcATACACAGCATCCTCAGGGAAGTGGAGCTTGGCCAGGCTGGTGGTGTAGCGGAAGGGCATGTCTGTCCTCCGGCTGAAGAACACAAGGGCGCTGGCAGCCCGCGACAGTGGGCGCAGAAACACCTCAATCTGGGATTTCTCCTAGGGGTGGGGATAGGTGGGTGAGGCAGAGTTGCCAGGAACAGTGTAACAGAATTCTGACTTTGCCCTGTGGGGCTGCTACACCAGCAGGCCCACAACTCCCACAGCTCTCTTGCTCCCGTTTCTCTGCATcgcttccctctccctccttaTTCTGATGCTCTGTGCTACTCCTGTCTGCTCTCCCAAATGCATCTGCTTTCCCCCTAACCTTGACAATCCTGCGCCCCTGGATTCCCAGGGGGTCCTGGTTGATCTGGATCATCAGGCGGTTCTGCAGGATCTCCTTGGCACTGGGGGAGATGGTGCGGAGATCCGTGGACATGAGGAGCGGAGCTGCCATCACTGTCCACAAAGCCATTTGGGAGCGTGACTGCTCGAAGCTAAGGCCAAAGTTTCCAATGATGAGCTGGAGAGGAGACAACGAAAAGATGGAAGTAGCAGAAAAAGGTTAGAAACTTGTCTGTTTGTCACCTGTGGTGATGCTGCTTCCTGCTGGGAGGGAATGCACAAGGGAAACCTCACACACACTTTTGCTTCCTCTTAAGTAGTCCACCACTGCCATAGGAGATCTCATCCCTGCTAGCAGCATACACTCATTAATACCCTTTGCTTCGGCACTATTTGCCCTAAGTCTGTGCAGGGAAGGACAAGAACACCTGAAGAACTTGAGAGGTAAATTCAAGTGGTGAAGGGTTCATTGCAACCACAGTGGTTTTTCCCACATCTTAGCCAAGGGCAACGCCAGCTTTGCCTCTGCAGCAAcagggctcctgctcctggagctcttccTTTGCCCTGCCCCTAGAAGGGGATCCCTGGAGATGCTCATCCCCAGACAGGGTCCAAGCACCCATCACCCAGCCACACCATGTCTGGGTCGTTCCAGTGGCCGGGGCCAGCTGCCGGCTGCAGCACGTCCTGGTTTGTGAAGAACCAGTCCACGATGGAAAGGACGCTCTCCCAGGAGTCCTGGATGTCGTCATAGTTACGCCACAGGTTGCAGATCTCTGCCAGGATGGTGTAGTTCACCTGACAAGGAGAACAATGTCAGGCAGGAGACAAAaaagagctgctctgcaaggtgggggaggaaggggcagCACTGTTGAACTGTTGAGAGCTGCACTGTCAAGCAAGTGTGTGAAAGACAGAGGAATCTGGAGAAGGGCAAGGAGGGAAGGGTAAGGAGGCAAGACAGAGTCATATCCCACTATGTCTGGGCACACCCCAGTGCTACAGGATGTCTGGCAAAACAACCACAGAGGCCATGGGTTGGAAAATCTGGTAACTTATCAGCTACAAGAATGAGAGCAGCTCAGGACTGACTCAATAAGTGAAAGAGGAAATATGTGAGAGCAACCAATTCTCGAGAAACATATACTAGGAAGATTATCCTATTTCAAGCACTGAAACCAGACAAGATTGTTTCACAAGAAGACTGTCGGGACCAACCCCACACCATCTGATTAGAATGGGGAGGATACACTCCAGAGCCTTCTTCCCACAAACTCCCATCACCTAGCCGTATTGGGacccccaagtgtccccaggtgcctgGCAGGAAGACCACATTCCCTCTGGGACCTGCAGCACCATCCAAGGGTGGAAAATTAAGTGGGGTGTAACACCCTgttcctggtgctccagcaagagctcctccagcacaggggacatgggaacTTGCCAACAGATGGAAAAACCCCTACCTTGGGGGGAAGACCCCCCTGATATGCTGGCCAGCTGCAGGAGTAGACAATGGGGCGGCCTGTGGCGTTCAAGGCCCTCGCCATTTCTGGGTATCCTTAGGGAGAGAAGATGACAACCAGTGAAGGGGTTGGCAGCAGCCCATGTCCCAGTAGCCTTTGTCCCAGCCCACCCAGCACGGGGAATACCAGGCTAGCCTGGCTTACTTCCTTATACCAGCTCCAGGGCACACAAACTCCGGCCTCTTTTCCCAACAGTTGCAATAGGAGGCACAAGGGAAGAGCTGGCTGGCCCGGTGCTGCTGTAGAGGGCCAGCTGCCCCACCCCAAGCAGTAGGGAAAGGAATGCCAGAGGCTGGTCAACTTTTACCCTTTGCCTGCTCCTCTGTGGACGAGTAGCACCCATCCAGCTTCAGCATGTCTACACCCCACGCTGCAAAGGTCTGGGCATCCTGCTTCACATTTTCCAACGTGGTGCCTGGGTAGCCCCCACAGGTGAAAATGCCCAGGTCACCATAAATGCCCAACTTCAGGCCCCTGGCATGGACCTgtgaggaaaacagagctgcaaGGAGCAAATGAAGGGATCCAAGGTGTCTCCCAGGTACCAGAgtcctcttttccttcccagctctcccaccaTACTGGCATGGGGACAGAGATCCCCAGTGGCCTCCAGCAGGCACTCACATAGTCAGCCAGAGCCTTAATTCCGCTGGGAAATCTCTTGGGGTCGGGAACCAGCTGTCCGGCTGCATCCCGCTGCTTAGCAGACCAGCAGTCATCAATGTTGATGTACTCGtagcccagctccctccagccaTCCTCTGCCAGCCGGTCTGCCATCTCAAAGAAGAGCTGTTCGCTGTGGATTGACGAGGCATGGCAGGCTGAGACCCTGCGACCCTCGTGCCTCAGCAGGTGAGGCAggcagagggatttggggttaaCTGGGGGCTCTGGAGGGCTGATCCGGGCCATAGGAGGATCTCCAGCGCTCCTATTTAAAGCCTATCCGTGTTTATTGACCTCACCGAGGGGGAAGCGTTTCCCCGGCTGCCTGAAAAGCCTGGCCACATCCttcagctctgggggctctccGGCCCAGCACCGGGGCGTCTGAGCCTCCCGCCTCCCATGCACCATCCACCGCGGGGTCCCAGAGACCCAGACGGTGCCAGAGCCATCCCGGGCCTGAAGTTCGACCTGACCGAGCCCCATCCACTGACCTGATGCAGTTGTGGGGATCCGCCTGGCAGTCCACGTTGCAGCGGAACCTCTCCCAGGACATCCAGCCCATGGGGGGAGTGCGCGCCAGCCCGTTCTCCAGGGCCACGGAGGGCAGcgccagggccagggccagcccGCTCAGTACCACCGCCTCcatcgctgctgctgctgccgccgcggCACGGAGCATGGAGCGGctctcccggcccggccccgctcacaTGATGCCGTCCGCATCAGCTGACGGACCGCCCACGCCTCCTTCCCTCCCGCCCGCCCGCAGCTACCGCGCCCCGCCGGTACTGCAGCCCACAGCCGTGCCGCCCCATTAATATCGCTCTCCCACCTGGACCCTGTCCGTGCTGCACCCCACTGTGGCTGCACCCCGTAGCCGGTGCCTATAGCACTGCGCCCAGCCCCTACTGCACCCCACTGCCGCTGCACCGCGTTGCTGGCACCCTGTCACCGCCGCCCCCGTGCCTGCTGCACCCCATAGTGACTCGGAGCGGGGGTTTAGGTCCCCCCCAGGTTGCGACCCCGCAGAGGTGTCGGGCTGAGCGAAGGGGTGCGGGAGGACTCGGCTCCGGTCTGGCTGCGGTGTCCCCGGCCCCCCCGCTGCCCCCTGGCCGCTGGCGGGGCGGTGCTGCCGGCGCGGCGGGACGGCCCCAGCAGCCGCAGGAGCCTTCCCCGCCCGGCCGCGGCAGGGCCGGGGCCCCGCACCGCCGAGCAGCAGCGGCCGGAGGtgagccgggccgggcaggggccgggGTCCCGCCGTCGCACGGGAGGCGCTGGGGAAGGGCCAGGtggcgccggggccgggccggggcagggcggcggcggggcgggagcggcggcggggccgcgggggtCGCAGCCACACGACGAACTCACCCATGGAGGGGCACAAACATTCACAAAGACACGCAGCCCCATCGCACGGGCGTGCGCCCGCACACAAAGACAGAGCCCAGCACGGCACACGTGGGacccccgcagcccccccgcGTCAGGGCCGGCCTGCGCCGCCCCGGCTGTCCGCAGCCACAGTGTGCCAGGCTGGaagctccccagggcagagcacctCCAGGGAACAGCCTTTCCTTGTGTCTGATCGGGGTCTTGGGCATTTTTCAGCGGGGGTCCGTGCCCCCATGTCCTCAGCCGTGCCCCACAAGCCCTGATGGGAgagaggggctccaggagggaTTCTGGATGTTGCTCAGCAGTGAGGAGCTCCTAGTGCCCAGATCTGTTCTGGGAGTGGTGgctgtggtttgttttctgcatATTTCTATGTGTGGAGTTTTAGCGGTTGGAAATCCTTTTGCAATTGAACAAAGCACAAAGGtttgtgctggctctgcccctcAAGGCTCTATCCTCCTTGACTTGCTGAGTTGCCTACCAAAGGGCCTCCACAAATGGGGCAGTGACAGCTTCtgcaaaacatttatttttttcctttaataaacccaaaacaaacccaggagccagaaaacaaacccacaggaG
It encodes:
- the NAGA gene encoding LOW QUALITY PROTEIN: alpha-N-acetylgalactosaminidase (The sequence of the model RefSeq protein was modified relative to this genomic sequence to represent the inferred CDS: deleted 4 bases in 2 codons), encoding MGRHGCGLQYRRGAVAAGGREGEAWAVRQLMRTASCERGRAGRAAPCRAAAAAAAAMEAVVLSGLALALALPSVALENGLARTPPMGWMSWERFRCNVDCQADPHNCISEQLFFEMADRLAEDGWRELGYEYINIDDCWSAKQRDAAGQLVPDPKRFPSGIKALADYVHARGLKLGIYGDLGIFTCGGYPGTTLENVKQDAQTFAAWGVDMLKLDGCYSSTEEQAKGYPEMARALNATGRPIVYSCSWPAYQGGLPPKVNYTILAEICNLWRNYDDIQDSWESVLSIVDWFFTNQDVLQPAAGPGHWNDPDMLIIGNFGLSFEQSRSQMALWTVMAAPLLMSTDLRTISPSAKEILQNRLMIQINQDPLGIQGRRIVKEKSQIEVFLRPLSRAASALVFFSRRTDMPFRYTTSLAKLHFPEDAVYEVQDVYVGKIVGALRTADNFSVVINPSGVVMWYLRPMALPVQPWHVARQQVPGEGFHPALL